The following is a genomic window from Rhododendron vialii isolate Sample 1 chromosome 9a, ASM3025357v1.
GGGcgctctcattttttttttttaaaatttttagatGGCTTAGATCAGCcatccggtggccagagacggcctgACACTGCCGTCCCTAAAACTTCGGTACCGatcccgtcggtaccaatatcatttctgccCCCACCCCCAAAAGGCCCATTTCTACCCAGCAAGATTTGTTCACTTCGCAAAGCCTCTTCCAACCAGTCTTTTCTTAGCTGTTTCAGAGATCTGCTTACAAACCCAGCACCCCACCAGCAGCTCAAAAAGAAAGGACAATGCCAAaccaactttctctctcatgCATTTACATGCACCCCCTTTCTCTTGCATGGACAATGGTCCCCCTCACCTCACCCCCCCTAAACCCTAAGCTAGTAAGCACATGCCCCTAAGGGGTACCCTAACCAGAGGTCCTGACCCTTGACCCTAACCGAACCCACTTCTTCAAACACCTTGTCCAATAATTAAATCCCCAACTGCCAAGCCCTTTAACCATCTCTAGACACATCTCTCAACGGAGAGACTTACTGGGAAATTACTGGTAGAAAAGAATGATGGCCGTGGCCATCAATGGGTGGAAGAGAATTACAAAACTTCTACTTCAATGCTTATGCAGGGTTTCAGCCTCCTTTCTCTTTCACTTCTCTCAATCCTTTCTGATCTCATTATTGCCTGTTTTGCTTTTTGAGCCTTGAGAAACGTGCTCTAGCTTGGTAGCTGTACGGCCTCTGGCGCCTGCTCCCTACTCTACACGTTCCACCTTGGGCTTTGCTATATACATTGGATTAGCAGGAAAGGGCTCTGTGTTTTGAAACTGTGCAATTTGTGTTTTGCTTTCTCAGTTTCCCTGTTTGATCCGTTCCCTTTGGATCTTCCTTTCCAAATTGCCTGCTGGGTCTTTTAAGAATatgggttttggtttggattttgccCATAGCCTTTCACCTCCATAGTTCTGCTTCTattcctctgtttttttctcCAGTATGGATCTCTGTTTTTTAACCCAAAGCCTTAATGAGGATTCTATGGGCTCCAAAATCATCTCATCTTCAGTAAAGAATTGAGATACCCATTTGGATCACTGACAAGGTACCCTAAAATTTCTGGAAGAAGCCAAACCGTTACATTCTGGGTTCCCCTGTTTCTGCTCTGTTTTGAGACTCTTTCAGGCATATTTTTGGTTAAGTCATCCAATGAAGAATTTCACCAATATCCCCCGGGCCATTTCGGTCGTCGTCCTGCTTTTCCTGTGTGCTTGGTGCGAAGGACAAGAAGAGACTTCAGCAGCACCAATGGAGAAAACAGAGAAAGAGGCTTTGTACTCTACTATTCAGGGTTTTGTTGGTAATTGGTGGAATGGATCGGATCTCTATCCAGACCCTTGTGGCTGGACCCCTATCCAGGTACTCTTCAACCACATGTTTAGGTTTCCATCTTGTTTGAAGCAGCAATTTATATGGATGCACATATTTGTATAGTATTATTTACTTGTTAAATTTAATTTGTTGCAGCTAAACTTGTGTTGATTGTTAAGTTTGTATCAGAAAAAAGCAACCgtctttttggaaaatagtgGTAATACTACCATTTATAGTGTCATGCTGAACCTAGAATATTCCATAGACATGGAACTTCCATACCTTTTCTTAGGTGCTTAAATGGAAGTGCGAGAATGGTATCATGTCAATTCCGCTAGGGATATTTACCCTGTTATACTACGTCACTATCTGTAAGGGATCCCATAGCACCTATGTCTTGCCGAAGCTAAAGTCGCATCATGTGCAAGTAATGTTAGCGGTATGTTTAGCTCCAATAAGGGGCTATGGAGACTCAAACGTGGGCCTTGTCCAACCAAGTTCTGAGTTTCCACCATTGAACCAACCATCGTCAGTACATATATCTGATACCAAGACACACAGAACATCACACCTGTCTCTGTTTCCATTACATTTCTTCGTTGCTTAATAGTGCATTTGTTTTGTACAAACTCAGAAACACACATAATCACCCGTGTTGTATATATTTTTCCTAGTAGTGATTATCCtttaaaatttctttcatttcttatCTCTACAGGGTGTCTCTTGTGATCTCTTTGATGGCTTTTGGTATGTCACTGCCTTGCATATTGGCCCCCTTGAAGAAAACTCTCTTGACTGTGCCCCGGAAGTAGAATTTAGACCTGACTTGTTTGCTTTCAAACGCTTAAAATCGCTCTCGTTCTTCAGTTGCTTTGTCTCCCCCAGCCTCCATCCAGTCTCTCTCCCTGCCGATAGTTGGGAAACACTTTCCAGCATCTTGGAGTCGTTAGAGTTCAGATCAAACCCCGGTCTCACCGGACAAATTCCTACTGGTTTTGGTCACCTCAGAAACCTCCAATCTCTCGTGCTTCTAGAAAATGGATTGACGGGAGAATTACCGGCAAACATTGGCAATTTAACCAACTTACGAAGGCTAGTCCTTTCTGCCAATGGATTCAAAGGTCAGATACCATATAGTTTTGGTGGGTTGGATAAGCTCTTAATTGTAGACCTAAGTAAGAATTCACTATCAGGGCCTTTGCCTTCGACTTTCGGAGGATTGACTTCACTATtgaagcttgatttgagcagcaATCAAATAGAGGGGAAGATCCCAAGTGAAATTGGCAATCTAAGGAACCTAACACTGTTGGATCTTAGCAGGAACAATTTCACAGGTGGGTTAACTCAATCACTTGAAGAACTGTGTTCCTTGGAAGAGTTGCTGTTATCTAACAACCCAATTGGTGGGGACCTTTCGAGTGTGGAGTGGCATAGGCTTCAAGGGCTGGTAATTCTAGATTTGTCCAATCTGGGGTTGACAGCTGGCATTCCAGATTCCATATCGGGGTTGAAGAGGCTGAGGTTCTTGGGTCTGAATGACAACAAGCTCACAGGCAATCTCTCCCCAAAGCTTGCAGCCATGCCCAGTGTTGGTGCAATTTACTTGAATGGCAACAATCTGACAGGGGAACTTAAATTCTCTGAAGGGTTTTATGGGAAAATGGGGAGGAGGTTTGGGGCCTGGAATAACCCAAATCTTTGTTACCCAAATGGGGTGGGAGGGTCAGCAAGCCATGGTCCATATGGGGTAAGACAATGTCACCAAGAAGTCACACTCTACGGGGTTGATCCAGATTCCAAATCCAGCTTGGGTAATGGTCCTAATGGAAGTCTGAATCAGAATTCCCAATCCATGGCCTCTTTGGGGTTCCCAGTATATGGTGCTGATGTGTTTGGGTGCTTATTTCTGGTACCCACATCAATAATGATTCTTCTGCTGTgagttccccccccccccccccccccccggatGGAATCAGGTTGAGTGCAACTATGTTCATTGACTTTTGTAGTTGGTGAATGTTACCCGTCGTTTCACAACACTAGATATCGATGGAATCGATAAAAATTGAGCACTGGAGTGATGGGTAATGTTCGCGTCTTTAAAGTGGTGTACATAACTGCACTCGATCCTGTCTGTTGGAGGATGATATAAAGGTGTTTAGATTGACCAATAGCTTTTCTATCCTTTTTCCTTTGGGTTGGTGATTGATATCAGCTAATATGTGATGTTTAATACATGCTCGCTTTGGTAGTTGAAGATGTTCTCTTTTGTCTTCTATGTTTCCATCCAATTGCACCTTTGATCGCATGATTCCAGATATCAAAATACCTGAATTCAGAGGAACATTGTGCCCCTAATTAGAATATGTTTCAAGATTGTATTCCATTCCGACGATACGATTCTACAGAGacaaattatgtgtttacacaaagAATTTGTTTACGATACgattcaagcttaaaaattatgtgtttacacaaataatttttctactcaTATAGAtattttatacggtgcaaataaaaactcaaaaaattatttttcattttcattatattcgagtttgaaaattaaaaaaaaaacttttaaaataagAAGACAAACTGGAACCCCCCGAAACTAGTAGTAGTCATGTTCTTCCCTTTGGTTTCCAGTTGACAAAAGCTTTATTCAACAGGGAATCGAATTAAATAGGCATCTCTAAAACTTTTACCACATATTTGTCTTTGATTGTTACTTGAAGGAATGGCAGTAATGACATTAATAAATTCACTGAAAGTGAAGGGTAAGGGGGATTTAGATTTATTAGGCTGGGGTTGTTCGGgggccccaattttttttttttaactttttgtatttttgattttttagattatgaccaaaatatattttaaatctGTGGAGTATTTGGGAGATAAAAACATAATACATTTTGCAACGCGAGTGGTGTGAGGAATTAACAAATAGAATATGAAAAGAGCCTCCGGACCAACTTCTAGCATTTGCTCTCCTTCTATCAAATCTGAAAATACATTTTGGTAGaaggattgggagatgctgtcAAGAACATGCTGCCAAGCGCATTCGAattgttcaaaagtgtttttagcGATTCGGATTAGAAACAAACTCTCGATTGTTGAGATAAACGATCCGGATACGCTTGGTAGAAACCTACTTGGCAAGGTCCCCGGTCCTTGCCGAACCAGCCAAAAGGTAGAAATGAAAACGAGAAAAAGAGGCCTCCCAAACAGGCTCTTTTATGACGCCCAGTTTTTACAGAGCACCCGTACTCTGTTTTTAGAGATCAGTCGAGTTTCAACTTTGGACAGAGTTTTTTGTATGGTACAGCATGTAATGTGACCACTTATGTATAAAGTTGGAAGTATATGATTATGAGCTGGCCACATCCACATTGTACTAAAAGTGAACCCTATTGATAAATAAAAGTTCTGTCTCATTATCTTGGTGTCTCTTAAAAAATCTGTACCGTGTACGGTTTACAGACTAGTTCAAAAACATGTAGCGTGGGAGTAACTAACCAAAAATACCATACTTCCATAGAGTAGTTGTTGTCCGGGCTGATGACGCTCATATCATTAATAGTAATGGGTTTAAATTTCAAAGGAAAGTCAAAAAGGGTTATTTTCAAGTTTTAGTTTGCTATTTTGCTTTCTATATGGAGAAGAACAAGAGACAAGCGTATAGAGGGATAGTTGAGACAAAACGCTAAACGTACAATTAGGgttgtaaatgagctgagcaaCTCGCGAGTTTGGCTCGGGTTCGAaagataaacgagccgagttcgagctcgatttttcagctcgtttgataaacgagccgagctcgaatcTAGCAGGGCTCGGCTCGAACAGGTTCGCGAACAAGTTCGTCTTGactcgaaatatataggttcggctcggctcggctcgaacatgccaatatataGGTTTGTGAACAGATTTGTCTCtgctcgaaatatataggttctgctcggctcggctcgaataTGCAAATATTCGGTttgactcggctcgtttagccaATTTTTATTATCAAGGCCAAAAAGTTGACGAATTCGAGCCGAGCCGGCTCGTTTATTCCAGACCGaatactaacgagccgagctcgagctttgtacatgtttgtcgagccgagctcgagccgaacttTTCCGGCTTGATTCGAGCTCGAGCCAGACGAATtctaatcgagccgagctcgacaTGCCGATATTCGGttcgattcggctcgtttacacccctacgTACAATTGAATAATTAGCGGGTGTTTTTTCATCCATGTCCTCCTAATCATGTCGTGGTTCTTACTGCAACGTGAGATCGGTTATTGGATGATAATATCACTACATGATTTCACCACGTTATGCTCAATTTATGCATTCTTAAGGCAGAACATTGATATTtgtccttcttcttttttttaaaagcataACGGGGTGATATCATATTAGATTTGACAATTTCAACccttttttataagtaaaataaaaacctGTATTAATCTTGGCTGCCCAAATTTGAGTGTCAAACCTGATAAATCCCAATGTTTTCACAACCGGTATTATTCCTCAAGTAGAAGAGCTTCTCCTCCTTGTCATCGTCAtcatcttctcttttctttatgaTTGTGAGACGGTTGGAACTCTCTCATTCTCCCCATCGTTTTTAGATTGTAACGGGACAAATGTTGTTTCTTAGATATGGGGTTTTAGCACTTTGATTTGATTAGCCATGCGCCGAATTCTTAGGCTTTATAGCAACTATATTATATGGAGGCAGTGTCTTACGACGATAACTATGACGGGATATTGAGTTTCAGCCGGTGATACCCACCTCCACAAACAGAAAACAGATCGATGGTTCCAACATAactgctgatttttttttttgtagcatGTATTTAATTTTCTCAAGTTTACTCGAACCTTTGAACAACAGTGACCTGAACAATGTTGTCAAGATTTTTGTACGTAGTCCATTAcatatccaattttgatgattcaaaaaTTTACTTCGTGTGTTCAGGAAATGTGTTCCTTATCCTTAAACCAAAATCTAACTTGGAttttgttccaaaaaataaaataaaattcaacaatattttttttggggaaaataatCATATATCCTGAAAATAATGTTTTTGAGGTCTATTTCATGGAGACTGATAAATTTATTTGAATAATATTTTCGGATCGTGCTTATTTTTGTTGATATATATAAAATTGACATATCGAAATTTGCAAAATAAATGTTGAAATCGTAAGTTAAGACACGTGGTGAATTTAACGGGTTTGGACAACGAGGTTCATCAGTGCACCAAAGTGAACTGGGATACGATCATGTTGGATCAATCACCGTTAATCTCCCCTACTTTTGTCATCGTTGACAATGATCTGGAAGATCTAATGGCTCAGATCATTCCTagttttggaccttttgacACGAAAGATATCTAATTCCTAGGGGCAATTACGTGCCGGTCTGGTTTaagaatttttgattttttatgtgGGATCTATCTTCGTCTCTATCCTTCCACCCGGAGAAGTCATCCAAGTCGTACTCCAGGTAGGCCCGGCTCGTCACAGCGCGGCCGGACCCCTTGTCGGTGACGGCGTAGGCGATGATGACGAACATGGCCCAGAGGTAGAGGTACATGAGGAAGGTGTTGCGGTAACAGGCGCCGGCGAAGCCCGCGAGGGAGACGACCATGTTGGAGACGCCGATGATGATGAGGGGCCACTGGAGGAACCTGAGGCAGTCGGTGTTGTTGGCGCGGCCGCTGAGCCAGATGCCGCCGCCGAGGATGGGGATCGAGAGGGGCAAGGTTAGGAAGTTTAGGAGGCCGATCAGGTGGTTGCTGGTTCTCATGATTTGATGATCTctttcgtttctctctctctataaatatAGGGATTTCAGATCGACTTTCCCTGGCGAGTTCGAGTTGACTTTCTCCGTTCGTCTTCAACTTTCTCCAGTGGGTTTTTTGATTTTCCCAGCGAGTTCTCCGGTGGGttttatatgtgtatatatatatatatatatatatatatatatatatatatatatagagtcaaTTTGGTCGGCGACTTTCTCCGGATCTGGTTTTGGTCTTTCCCGTTCTCGTAAATAAATGGTTTATATATTTGTTTAAGTTACCGGAAAAGCACTGTGAATTTGTGAAACTCGCTGGAAAAAGCATTGCAAATTTGTAGTCGCCGGAAAAATTGCCGATCGGAGGGATCGCGTAAAAAGTTGCCAGTCGGAGGTATATGCTGactgaggccccgttccgcaacgcgaaataagaacttattttttaagaaatcaatttcaaacttaaaaatgataaatttattaaaatctaaaaatatgcaatatggattttgtttgaaagatctcagtgagatctttaatacggtgcaaaaaaaatttaaaattatttttcatttgcattattttttagtttaaaaatataaaataaatacttattttttaaaaaggtattcTGGAACGAGCTCTGACAGTGATTGTTCAATCGAGGTGGGAGGTAGTGGTTGCATTTAATGAAGGGTAAAAGGGTAATgttcatactccctccgtcccaaaatatttggtatttttcgatattcgcgccgttttttaaacttttatatctcccaatttatgatagtttttataattttgaaaactttgtgttatagatctaatcgagaactatcaaacaagatccatattgcatattgttggagattcatattggaagatacaaacgattgaaaactgacacaaatatcgaaaaagtccaaataatatgggatggagggagtataagaTTATCCTcaaaggtaaataaaaattgagttccTTCTGAGCAGAAATTAAGTGTAGATTTTTTAGACCCATAGGTAATTTTCTCAATT
Proteins encoded in this region:
- the LOC131299771 gene encoding tetraspanin-3-like produces the protein MRTSNHLIGLLNFLTLPLSIPILGGGIWLSGRANNTDCLRFLQWPLIIIGVSNMVVSLAGFAGACYRNTFLMYLYLWAMFVIIAYAVTDKGSGRAVTSRAYLEYDLDDFSGWKDRDEDRSHIKNQKFLNQTGT
- the LOC131301569 gene encoding piriformospora indica-insensitive protein 2 yields the protein MKNFTNIPRAISVVVLLFLCAWCEGQEETSAAPMEKTEKEALYSTIQGFVGNWWNGSDLYPDPCGWTPIQGVSCDLFDGFWYVTALHIGPLEENSLDCAPEVEFRPDLFAFKRLKSLSFFSCFVSPSLHPVSLPADSWETLSSILESLEFRSNPGLTGQIPTGFGHLRNLQSLVLLENGLTGELPANIGNLTNLRRLVLSANGFKGQIPYSFGGLDKLLIVDLSKNSLSGPLPSTFGGLTSLLKLDLSSNQIEGKIPSEIGNLRNLTLLDLSRNNFTGGLTQSLEELCSLEELLLSNNPIGGDLSSVEWHRLQGLVILDLSNLGLTAGIPDSISGLKRLRFLGLNDNKLTGNLSPKLAAMPSVGAIYLNGNNLTGELKFSEGFYGKMGRRFGAWNNPNLCYPNGVGGSASHGPYGVRQCHQEVTLYGVDPDSKSSLGNGPNGSLNQNSQSMASLGFPVYGADVFGCLFLVPTSIMILLL